In the genome of Myxococcus stipitatus, one region contains:
- a CDS encoding tRNA-uridine aminocarboxypropyltransferase: MRSLCLRCRRPESACYCSQLPPRLDTRTRVVFLQHPRERRVAIGTARMAHLALANSELHQGVDFTGHARLEELAARPESVAVLFPGEEAISVEQARMRPPETLIVVDGTWPQAKKVVSRNPVLAGLPRIGFVPRRPSNYRIRAEPADHCVSTIEAVVEILGLLEGEPERFDTMLRAFEYMVDTQLGRQSTRTSPNRRRIHYGPWRPPLELRELAESFENLVVFYGEANAHPTGADIPAELVHLVASRPASGERFEAVIAPERPLARSTPLHVELSEDVLRAGEPRSEALARFERFLRPDDELAVWTTFALDLLWEGGVSRRPARNVRLATARALEGKAGSVEHAMTLLRGPDVPLWAPGRAGTRIRALESVLRVLVDRGNAREPMKRVKQPEAVQG; this comes from the coding sequence GTGCGTTCCCTTTGTCTTCGTTGCCGTCGCCCCGAGAGCGCTTGCTACTGCTCGCAACTGCCGCCCCGGTTGGACACGCGCACCCGCGTCGTCTTCCTCCAGCATCCGCGTGAGCGGCGTGTCGCCATTGGTACGGCGCGCATGGCGCACCTGGCGCTGGCGAACTCCGAGCTGCACCAGGGCGTGGACTTCACCGGGCATGCCCGGCTGGAGGAGTTGGCCGCGCGGCCCGAGTCCGTCGCGGTGCTCTTCCCCGGGGAGGAGGCCATCTCGGTGGAGCAGGCGCGGATGCGTCCGCCGGAGACGCTCATCGTCGTGGACGGGACGTGGCCGCAGGCGAAGAAGGTCGTGAGCCGCAACCCGGTGCTCGCGGGGCTGCCTCGCATCGGCTTCGTGCCCAGGCGTCCGAGCAACTACCGCATTCGCGCGGAGCCCGCGGACCACTGTGTCTCGACCATCGAGGCGGTGGTGGAGATTTTGGGGTTGTTGGAGGGCGAGCCCGAGCGCTTCGACACGATGCTGCGTGCGTTCGAGTACATGGTGGACACGCAGCTGGGACGGCAGTCGACGCGGACGTCGCCCAATCGGCGCCGCATCCACTACGGCCCGTGGCGTCCGCCGCTGGAGCTGCGCGAGCTGGCGGAGAGTTTCGAGAACCTGGTCGTGTTCTACGGCGAGGCGAATGCGCACCCGACGGGGGCGGACATCCCCGCGGAGCTGGTACATCTGGTGGCGAGCCGGCCTGCTTCCGGAGAGCGCTTCGAGGCGGTCATCGCGCCCGAGCGGCCGCTGGCGCGCAGCACGCCGCTGCATGTGGAGCTGTCCGAGGACGTCTTGCGAGCGGGGGAGCCTCGGAGCGAGGCGCTCGCGCGGTTCGAGCGGTTCCTGCGTCCGGATGATGAGCTGGCGGTGTGGACGACGTTCGCGCTGGACTTGTTGTGGGAGGGCGGTGTGAGCCGCAGGCCCGCGCGGAACGTGCGGCTCGCGACGGCTCGGGCGCTGGAGGGGAAGGCTGGGAGCGTGGAGCACGCGATGACGCTCTTGAGGGGTCCGGATGTGCCGCTCTGGGCGCCTGGGCGCGCGGGGACTCGCATCCGTGCGCTGGAGTCCGTGCTTCGCGTGCTCGTCGACCGGGGCAATGCGCGCGAGCCGATGAAGCGCGTGAAGCAGCCCGAGGCCGTGCAGGGCTGA
- a CDS encoding FecR domain-containing protein, producing MAHLETQVLWALAANESSAEEATRAQTHLSQCAECSAELERVRTTRAMVQEARAEQPSLHWDAVGTKLRSQAAARLAADASRWRWPRMPAVQWPWGLALAGAVAAMVAFWVAIPREPSTQASPVEAVVAQQRPTTSGTQVAEAGATSPRDTDTTHAESTSGAMVQERGGALRELRAGMRLSSGTAVKTPARASAMLRLPDASRAKLSAESEVELSRAEAREVHLTVHQGRLSVKASHAERRGFRVDVADLRVWVVGTVFTVERTAEGASVAVAEGRVRVESDGRPPRMVGAGERIELRERDSDLKQEPLSVPDREALDAVNQVPEPSLPEAGLTTVPTAANTPESAQAVRPAVAHAPHAPSTVKPALATTPSTQPEPRSTVMSASMAMKHDKPQSTTAAAPRAAPETAPTEESRPTPPVAKAGTTSGNPEQEFAPYPAPSVAESLPPPSPVNAPAVPPPAPPVQVAQTPPPKKKSEGLIPMSLLSKDSDERFLGYARLQMGPRTCENFLAGLEEIADRSPRTDHREQARYLRARCFEERLQGQDAKMEYRQYLNEFPRGRYVREAGAAILP from the coding sequence ATGGCGCACCTTGAGACCCAGGTGCTGTGGGCGCTCGCGGCCAACGAATCGAGCGCCGAGGAGGCGACCCGCGCTCAGACGCACCTGAGCCAGTGTGCGGAGTGCTCGGCGGAGCTGGAGCGCGTGCGGACGACGCGCGCGATGGTGCAGGAGGCTCGGGCGGAGCAGCCTTCGCTGCATTGGGATGCGGTGGGGACGAAGCTGCGGAGCCAGGCCGCGGCGCGGTTGGCGGCGGATGCATCTCGGTGGCGATGGCCCAGGATGCCAGCGGTGCAGTGGCCGTGGGGGCTCGCGCTCGCGGGCGCCGTCGCGGCGATGGTGGCCTTCTGGGTCGCGATTCCGAGGGAGCCCTCGACGCAGGCGAGCCCCGTGGAAGCGGTGGTGGCGCAGCAGCGCCCCACGACTTCAGGGACGCAGGTCGCGGAGGCGGGGGCGACCTCTCCACGGGATACCGATACCACGCATGCCGAGAGCACCTCGGGCGCGATGGTGCAGGAGCGCGGAGGGGCGCTGCGGGAGCTGCGTGCCGGGATGCGCTTGAGCTCGGGCACGGCGGTCAAGACTCCCGCGCGAGCGTCGGCGATGTTGCGGCTGCCGGACGCGAGCCGGGCGAAGCTTTCGGCGGAGTCGGAGGTGGAGCTGTCTCGCGCCGAGGCGCGCGAGGTGCACCTCACGGTGCATCAGGGCCGGTTGTCGGTGAAGGCCTCGCATGCCGAGCGACGTGGCTTCCGCGTGGACGTCGCGGACCTGCGCGTCTGGGTGGTGGGCACCGTGTTCACGGTGGAGCGAACGGCTGAAGGGGCCTCGGTCGCGGTGGCCGAGGGCCGGGTGCGAGTGGAGAGCGATGGCCGGCCGCCACGGATGGTGGGCGCGGGAGAGCGCATCGAGTTGCGCGAGCGCGACAGTGACCTGAAGCAAGAGCCGCTGTCCGTGCCGGACCGAGAGGCCCTGGACGCGGTGAATCAGGTTCCGGAACCCTCGCTGCCGGAAGCCGGGCTCACCACCGTGCCCACGGCCGCGAACACGCCGGAGTCGGCCCAGGCCGTGCGCCCCGCCGTGGCGCATGCGCCTCACGCACCGTCCACGGTGAAGCCGGCGCTCGCGACCACTCCGTCGACGCAGCCGGAGCCCAGGTCGACGGTCATGTCCGCGTCCATGGCGATGAAGCATGACAAGCCGCAGAGCACCACGGCCGCCGCGCCGCGCGCTGCGCCCGAGACGGCGCCCACGGAGGAGTCTCGACCCACCCCTCCCGTGGCGAAGGCAGGAACGACCTCGGGGAATCCTGAGCAGGAGTTCGCGCCCTACCCCGCGCCCTCGGTGGCGGAGTCGCTGCCGCCGCCTTCTCCCGTGAACGCGCCAGCCGTGCCGCCCCCCGCGCCTCCGGTGCAGGTGGCGCAGACGCCTCCACCCAAGAAGAAGTCGGAGGGGCTCATCCCGATGTCGCTCTTGTCGAAGGATTCGGATGAGCGATTCCTCGGCTATGCACGGCTCCAGATGGGGCCAAGGACGTGTGAGAACTTCCTCGCGGGGCTGGAGGAGATTGCGGACCGGAGCCCGCGCACGGACCATCGAGAGCAGGCGCGCTATCTCCGCGCGCGCTGCTTCGAAGAGCGGCTCCAAGGTCAGGACGCGAAGATGGAGTACCGCCAATACCTCAACGAGTTCCCACGCGGCCGCTACGTCCGCGAGGCGGGGGCCGCCATCCTCCCCTGA
- a CDS encoding RNA polymerase sigma factor — protein sequence MIFREAQVLSATVSPEERPGPESSSPPTSDDQQLHLLVRRLQEGDLTAFDHLYALTRVDAARTLRHLVGNRVDVEDLLQETYLRLLTAVKGYRGESRFRTFFYRVCSNVALSHLRWKRRRPEDSVAEPPECEAPGEDPERAAARRQAARLVEVALERLKPKKRIVFVYYELCGMSPDEIAEAVGSSPNTVRSRLHHARLEFHEAMQRLLVTRRPGGDHGAP from the coding sequence GTGATTTTCCGTGAAGCCCAGGTGCTGTCCGCGACGGTGTCGCCCGAGGAGCGCCCGGGGCCCGAGTCCTCGTCACCTCCCACGTCGGATGACCAGCAGCTCCACCTGCTCGTGCGCCGGCTCCAGGAGGGGGACCTCACGGCGTTCGACCACCTCTACGCGCTGACCCGGGTGGACGCCGCGCGCACCTTGCGGCACCTGGTGGGCAATCGCGTCGACGTGGAGGACCTGCTCCAGGAGACGTACCTGCGGCTGCTGACAGCCGTGAAGGGCTACCGGGGCGAGTCGCGCTTCCGCACGTTCTTCTACCGGGTGTGCTCCAACGTCGCGCTCTCGCACCTGCGCTGGAAGCGGCGAAGGCCGGAGGACTCCGTCGCGGAGCCACCGGAGTGTGAGGCGCCGGGAGAGGACCCGGAGCGGGCGGCGGCCCGGCGGCAGGCGGCCCGGCTGGTGGAGGTGGCGTTGGAGCGGCTCAAGCCCAAGAAGCGAATCGTCTTCGTGTACTACGAGCTGTGCGGCATGAGCCCGGATGAAATCGCCGAGGCCGTGGGAAGCTCTCCCAACACCGTCCGCAGCCGCCTCCACCACGCGCGACTGGAGTTCCACGAGGCCATGCAGCGACTGCTCGTCACCCGCCGCCCCGGAGGCGACCATGGCGCACCTTGA